In a single window of the Corynebacterium mustelae genome:
- a CDS encoding DEAD/DEAH box helicase: MKYKPHNYQQEATTFIEQTPEAAILLGMGLGKTIITLTAINNLIYDHFDTRKALIIAPLRVARDTWPAELKKWDHLGHLRMSSIVGSPQKRLEALATDADIYVINRENIPWLVDHYQHEWPFDMVIIDELSSFKNHQARRSKALQKMRPHIKRIIGLTGTPSPNGLMDLWAQFRLLDGGKRLGRYITHYRNQYFNPDKRNGMQIFSYTLKPGAEQQIYNQIADITLSMKTTDYLQLPQCTHTNHVVHLTPTQTKTYNRFKRDLVLELGDETIDAANAAALSGKLQQLASGAIYTKDGHTEIHDKKLDALEDIIEAANGQTVLCSYWFKHEAERILKRFPQATHLDTAEDFHKWNRGEIPLALIHPASAGHGLNLQTGGHIMVWFTTPWSLELYEQANARLFRQGQTEPVSIIHIQAKGTIDEDVHKALSQKHATQDGLITAVAAQLRKENQ, translated from the coding sequence ATGAAATACAAACCACACAACTACCAACAAGAAGCAACAACCTTCATTGAACAAACCCCAGAAGCAGCAATCCTTTTAGGCATGGGATTAGGCAAAACCATCATCACCCTCACCGCCATCAACAACCTCATCTACGACCACTTCGACACACGAAAAGCCCTCATCATAGCCCCCTTGCGAGTAGCTAGAGACACCTGGCCTGCAGAACTCAAAAAATGGGACCACCTAGGGCACCTCCGCATGAGTAGCATCGTGGGAAGCCCCCAAAAACGACTCGAAGCACTCGCCACCGACGCCGACATCTACGTCATCAACCGAGAAAACATCCCATGGCTAGTAGACCACTACCAGCACGAGTGGCCATTCGACATGGTCATCATCGACGAACTCTCCAGCTTCAAAAACCACCAAGCCAGACGGTCCAAAGCACTCCAAAAAATGCGACCCCACATCAAACGCATCATCGGCCTAACCGGAACACCCAGCCCCAACGGACTCATGGACCTATGGGCCCAATTCCGACTACTCGACGGAGGCAAACGACTCGGCAGATACATCACCCACTACCGCAACCAATACTTCAACCCAGACAAACGCAACGGCATGCAAATCTTCTCCTACACACTAAAACCGGGGGCAGAACAACAAATCTACAACCAAATCGCCGACATCACCCTCAGCATGAAAACCACCGACTACCTCCAACTACCACAATGCACGCACACCAACCACGTAGTACACCTCACGCCAACACAAACCAAAACCTACAACAGGTTTAAACGCGACCTCGTCCTAGAACTAGGCGACGAGACCATCGACGCAGCCAACGCCGCAGCACTCTCCGGAAAACTCCAACAACTCGCATCAGGCGCCATCTACACCAAGGACGGCCACACCGAGATACACGACAAAAAACTCGACGCACTAGAAGACATCATCGAAGCCGCCAACGGCCAAACCGTCCTATGCTCCTACTGGTTCAAACACGAAGCAGAACGCATCCTGAAACGCTTCCCCCAAGCAACACACCTCGACACCGCCGAAGACTTCCACAAATGGAACCGCGGAGAAATACCCCTAGCACTCATACACCCAGCATCAGCAGGACACGGACTGAACCTCCAAACCGGCGGCCACATCATGGTCTGGTTCACAACACCCTGGAGCCTAGAGCTCTACGAACAAGCCAACGCCAGACTATTCCGGCAAGGACAAACCGAGCCCGTCAGCATCATCCACATCCAAGCGAAAGGCACAATCGACGAAGACGTACACAAAGCCCTAAGCCAAAAACACGCAACACAAGACGGACTCATCACCGCCGTCGCCGCGCAACTACGAAAGGAAAACCAATGA
- a CDS encoding terminase, translating into MVPRSELELPPGYRRGSLGEWVTLPWPSSPEKRKALMRNSLGPGLIDWAEWRTDEPGLLNDEGQPWRYTDGQAKFLILWYAFNPETGRFLYRRGVRRGAKGTGKDPFAAAVMNSEFLGPCELYFDEELGRWAGRQRYMPLVQAASNSETQSKDLLRVANSQLGAEAVAYYRLDKGQTATMVKDSPARMEVLTASESSAEGDPATFAVLNETHHMTDSSGGTRVAAVVRRNVGKSKRSVQARVLELTNAHMQGSDSVGERTFEAWQKQMSGRYKGLARDILYDSIEADPRLDFYDAQNRDLALRQAYSDAWWADIDRLSSEIVDPELAAADAIRFYLNGVAEAEDVYVSAQSFAALADPSRTLQPGDDIAMFLDCSKSEDATGFMACRIQDGFNQVLGVWSRPRGERGKGFLVDRNAVDAEVREAFSQYRVWWFGVDPSPAKDDSTEAAYWADMISTWHRDFGRRLWVPATPGPRGNAVLWDMRLSAPGGADRNRRFSQEVEVIRALIEDEGLNGPFRHDGDPALVAHVNNAKARWNKFGPTVGKKTRDSLRSVDLCVAMIAANVGRRMVLESGKYRKNGNGGGRPSRARRTGRGLVV; encoded by the coding sequence ATGGTCCCGCGTTCGGAGCTGGAGTTACCTCCGGGGTATCGGAGGGGCTCGCTGGGTGAGTGGGTGACGCTTCCGTGGCCGTCGTCGCCGGAGAAGCGGAAGGCTCTTATGCGGAATTCCCTGGGCCCTGGGTTGATTGATTGGGCGGAGTGGCGCACCGACGAGCCGGGTCTTTTAAATGATGAGGGTCAGCCGTGGCGCTACACCGATGGTCAGGCTAAGTTTTTGATCCTTTGGTATGCGTTTAATCCGGAGACGGGTAGGTTTTTGTACCGCCGTGGGGTGCGCCGTGGGGCGAAGGGCACGGGTAAGGATCCTTTTGCCGCTGCGGTGATGAATAGTGAGTTTCTTGGGCCTTGTGAGTTGTATTTTGATGAGGAGTTGGGCCGTTGGGCGGGGCGGCAACGGTACATGCCGCTAGTTCAGGCGGCGTCGAACTCGGAGACACAGTCTAAAGACCTTTTGCGTGTGGCAAATTCTCAGCTCGGTGCGGAGGCGGTGGCGTATTACCGGCTTGATAAGGGCCAGACGGCGACGATGGTGAAGGATTCGCCCGCCCGTATGGAGGTTTTGACGGCTTCGGAGTCGTCGGCTGAGGGTGATCCAGCCACTTTTGCGGTTTTGAATGAAACTCACCATATGACTGATTCGTCAGGCGGAACTCGTGTGGCAGCTGTGGTTCGCCGGAATGTCGGTAAGTCTAAGCGGTCGGTGCAGGCTCGTGTTTTGGAGCTAACGAATGCGCATATGCAGGGATCGGATTCGGTGGGTGAGCGGACTTTTGAGGCGTGGCAGAAGCAAATGTCAGGCAGGTATAAGGGTCTTGCTCGGGATATTCTTTATGATTCGATTGAGGCCGACCCCCGGTTGGATTTTTATGATGCTCAGAATCGGGATTTGGCGCTTCGTCAGGCGTATTCGGATGCATGGTGGGCTGATATTGATCGCCTTAGTAGTGAAATCGTTGATCCGGAGCTGGCCGCAGCAGATGCGATCAGGTTTTATTTGAACGGTGTCGCGGAAGCTGAGGATGTGTATGTGTCGGCGCAGTCTTTTGCTGCGCTTGCGGATCCGAGCAGGACGCTTCAGCCCGGCGACGACATCGCCATGTTCTTGGATTGCTCAAAGTCGGAGGACGCCACAGGGTTTATGGCGTGTCGCATTCAGGATGGGTTTAACCAAGTCCTTGGTGTGTGGTCTCGGCCTCGTGGTGAGCGGGGTAAGGGTTTTTTGGTCGATCGGAATGCGGTCGATGCGGAGGTTCGTGAGGCGTTTTCGCAGTACCGGGTGTGGTGGTTTGGTGTGGATCCGTCACCGGCTAAGGATGATTCGACGGAGGCTGCGTATTGGGCGGACATGATCAGTACGTGGCATCGGGATTTTGGTCGTAGGCTATGGGTGCCTGCCACGCCTGGGCCGCGGGGTAACGCTGTGCTGTGGGATATGCGGTTGTCTGCCCCGGGTGGCGCGGACCGTAACCGGAGATTCAGTCAGGAGGTGGAGGTTATTCGTGCACTGATTGAGGATGAGGGTTTGAATGGGCCGTTTAGGCATGATGGTGACCCAGCTTTGGTGGCGCATGTGAATAATGCGAAGGCTCGGTGGAATAAGTTCGGGCCTACGGTCGGTAAGAAAACTCGTGATTCTTTACGTTCGGTGGACCTATGCGTGGCGATGATCGCAGCTAATGTTGGGCGCCGCATGGTGTTGGAGTCGGGTAAATACCGGAAAAATGGTAATGGTGGTGGGCGTCCGAGTAGGGCGCGGCGAACAGGGAGGGGGCTAGTGGTATGA
- a CDS encoding VRR-NUC domain-containing protein, protein MDEKHVEQALTRAVKNLGGLCLKFTSPGLAGVPDRLILLPGGCIAFAELKAPGKKPRPIQRVRKNQIENLGVPVHIIDHPNHIHEVLHEIQTTQLPTRSNNLH, encoded by the coding sequence ATGGACGAAAAACATGTAGAACAAGCACTCACGCGAGCCGTCAAAAACCTCGGCGGCCTATGCCTGAAATTCACAAGCCCCGGCCTCGCCGGAGTGCCAGACCGACTCATACTCCTCCCCGGAGGGTGCATCGCATTCGCCGAACTCAAAGCACCAGGCAAAAAACCCAGACCAATCCAACGGGTACGCAAAAATCAAATAGAAAACCTCGGAGTGCCCGTCCACATCATCGACCACCCCAACCACATCCACGAGGTGCTACATGAAATACAAACCACACAACTACCAACAAGAAGCAACAACCTTCATTGA
- a CDS encoding HNH endonuclease yields the protein MWDRNNPRCRTPEWKALKRQAKRQLQNECAECGHREGLELDHITPHFEGGADSLENLQWLCGPCHKRKTDEESIRARARKAATLRRRPRLPFGLA from the coding sequence ATGTGGGACAGAAACAACCCGCGGTGCAGGACACCGGAATGGAAAGCCTTAAAGAGACAAGCCAAACGACAACTCCAAAATGAGTGCGCCGAATGCGGGCATCGCGAGGGGCTGGAGCTAGATCACATAACCCCGCATTTCGAAGGTGGGGCCGACAGCCTGGAAAACCTCCAATGGCTATGCGGACCGTGCCATAAGCGGAAGACCGACGAGGAGTCGATTCGGGCGAGGGCGAGGAAAGCGGCGACGCTTCGGCGGAGGCCTCGGCTGCCGTTCGGATTGGCCTAG
- a CDS encoding bifunctional DNA primase/polymerase has protein sequence MLRAPCAGPSVARVEPNRNRRGFSISGKPNALAAPSCAKKNKNRCSWLYFVTFGKIKGMKRACQQCRNEFEAEGSRGRTPKFCSSACKQRAYRHRKAATRRLPELLTQRASWARAKGKRPVQPNGMPASSTDASTWANFQDVTRGEGDGFGVMLGGGLGCLDLDNCFQGSRLTRWARKAIEKLPFEVVFAERSMSGRGLHVFVKAPEMPGRKRGGVEFYSRARFIRVTGDAFSI, from the coding sequence ATGTTGCGGGCACCCTGCGCGGGGCCCAGCGTCGCGCGAGTCGAACCCAACCGCAACCGGCGAGGTTTTTCGATTTCGGGGAAGCCAAACGCCCTCGCAGCGCCAAGTTGCGCCAAGAAAAATAAAAACCGCTGTTCATGGCTTTATTTCGTAACGTTTGGTAAAATTAAGGGCATGAAAAGGGCGTGTCAGCAGTGCAGGAATGAATTCGAAGCGGAAGGCTCACGGGGACGGACCCCGAAATTCTGCTCATCCGCCTGTAAGCAACGCGCCTACAGACACCGGAAAGCAGCAACTCGACGCTTGCCCGAACTTTTAACCCAGCGCGCATCGTGGGCAAGGGCCAAGGGGAAACGCCCCGTGCAGCCAAACGGTATGCCCGCGTCATCTACTGACGCCTCGACGTGGGCGAATTTTCAGGACGTTACCCGCGGTGAAGGCGATGGGTTCGGAGTAATGCTGGGTGGCGGGTTAGGCTGCCTGGACTTGGACAATTGTTTTCAAGGTTCACGGCTCACACGTTGGGCGCGCAAGGCGATAGAGAAGCTTCCTTTTGAAGTGGTGTTCGCCGAACGGTCCATGAGCGGCCGCGGCCTACATGTTTTTGTTAAAGCGCCGGAAATGCCCGGAAGGAAGCGCGGGGGCGTTGAGTTTTACAGTCGCGCACGGTTTATTCGGGTGACGGGCGACGCGTTTTCGATTTAG
- a CDS encoding phage terminase small subunit produces the protein MVSLPGPPPKKNARRRNARPDWVTLPAEGRKGKAPKWPLKGRSPAGWTALWRKPQAVMWERNGDDLLVARYLQISNLVQENLSSGKVPTNALAEQRQIEDRLGLSPMAMKRLQWEISEDVSEVKKPSDSGVVIEAGDRFANLI, from the coding sequence GTGGTTTCTTTGCCGGGGCCGCCGCCGAAGAAAAACGCCCGCAGGCGTAACGCACGACCAGACTGGGTGACATTGCCTGCGGAAGGGCGCAAAGGCAAGGCGCCGAAGTGGCCCTTGAAGGGGCGCAGCCCAGCGGGGTGGACGGCGCTATGGAGAAAACCGCAAGCCGTAATGTGGGAGCGCAACGGTGACGATCTTCTAGTGGCTAGGTATTTGCAAATTTCTAACCTGGTGCAAGAAAACCTCAGCAGCGGGAAAGTACCTACCAATGCCTTGGCCGAACAGCGGCAGATTGAGGACCGACTCGGGTTGTCCCCAATGGCAATGAAGCGCTTGCAGTGGGAAATTTCGGAGGACGTTTCGGAGGTGAAAAAACCCTCGGACAGCGGTGTTGTGATTGAGGCGGGTGATCGATTTGCAAACCTCATCTGA
- a CDS encoding thioredoxin domain-containing protein, with amino-acid sequence MSPTNPLTATIYSAPGCMKCRYTKRGLTRLGFTIIEENIHEHPNKIQLMADIKAAELPLVEATIHGEPHTWTGYSDTRMRNLADTIQEADQ; translated from the coding sequence ATGAGCCCAACCAACCCACTCACCGCAACCATCTACAGCGCACCAGGATGCATGAAATGCCGCTACACCAAACGCGGACTAACCCGCCTCGGATTCACCATCATCGAGGAAAACATCCACGAACACCCCAACAAAATACAACTCATGGCTGACATCAAAGCCGCCGAACTCCCCCTCGTCGAGGCCACCATCCATGGCGAACCCCACACATGGACCGGATACAGCGACACACGCATGAGAAACCTAGCCGACACCATTCAGGAAGCCGACCAGTGA